CAAGACAATATATAATAAAGTGCAGAAGGAAAATGTTGTTAGGCCAAGTTAAGGTTTGTGGAACCTTaattacttgtttatttatttatttctataaCTAAACTAATTATAGATTTATATATTAGGAAAACTGAGCTAAACAATATACAAAACTAAGATTATAGTTTTATAAATGTCCTCATGCAAGCGCGCGTATGGGTTTCCACCTTATTCAAATTGAAGATATACACATAGATAACAGCAAGGAATAATGTTATCTTACACAGGCGTGCGATAGCAAGAGAAGAAGGGAGGAGATCATAGACTCGCCTACTTCAACTACTCTCCTCTTGTCATGTGGGCCAATGGTGTTTTGGGTCTTTGACTCTTAACTTTATCCGAAAATATATAGGATATGATCAATTCATACATATTGTTTTCCCAAAAGCATTTGAAAGCACAAATTTTCACCTAATGCAGCTAAGTAGTAGTAGAGCCAAGCTAAAAAACTTGATAATGAAAAATGATTGGTAGTTTAAGGGCCATAAAATTAATTGCATATATGTACAAAAGATGGAAAAACCAGTACTTCTTAAAAATTtatacacacacatgtacacgtacatacatacatacatatatatatatatatatatatatagagagagagagagagagagagagagagagagagagagagagaagtttaaGAGATATGAAAAAGATCCATCCTTTCCTTCCCAAATATCTTGGGGGTGAGAGGCTCAGTACCTGTCTATATAAAAATTGAATGCAGTTTTCAATTGAAATGCAACTAACTTAATTGGTTTAACACTCATCTCCCATCTCTGGAGAGAAAAGAGTTGGCAATATGCATACAAGAATCGGcttatcaattaattaattagctAGTGCATGATATATCCACATACACACGCATAGAGAGATAAACCTAAAACTAGTTGATGGAGTACTGCCTACTTATATGTAATTAATTGTATGTTGTATCttcttcatatatatacatatggagATAGAGCCAAAATCCAAATGAGAATAAATTATAAGGCTCACATCCAACAAGTTATAAGCTATTCTATTATCTTCATACTCGCAGGCAAAGTTCTCTCATAATATACCTAGATGGTTAAGagtactatatatatatgcattataatTCTTCATAATGAACTTGCCAAACAAGGGAGATATCCATGCATGATATGAAACTTCACTGAAAACTAAACTGGACCAAAAACAATTAATAATCATCATATGCATTCATTGATTGCTAGCTTctacaattaattaaattaaacgggtttgtgtgtgtgcgcgtgcgcacatgagaaagagagagatttcttCCTGTATGGATAGAATCGATTTTTGAGTTTATAGAGTGTGGTTGTTACTTAAAAATAAGGGTAAGATAAACCTCAGCAAAATTTTGTAAATGTAGGTTAGATAATCTCAAAGTGGGTGGATTATATTTTATCTCAATTTTTACTAGCAATCTACACACTCAATCATTCCATCAAAGTTAGCTCACCCACTAAGGACTTTGTGcaaaattaaacataaatttTCTGCTAAacatcatttaattaaattacaatattCCAAAAGTACTCTTCGATCTATTGATCATTATGTGAGCAAATTGGAATAAAGTATTTATTTAGTTGCATATATTAGGATTTTGATTCTTCTAATATGATTAATTTTAAGGTCATGAAGCTCTCATGTTGCAGCATAAAAAGGCGATCCATTAAGATCGAGCTTATGGGGTTGCATAGCTCTGTatgttcttttctttttctttgacgAAAGTCAGGTATGATGGATATGATCTCTTTCAGGGCTGATGGGCAATATTCAGATTTTTAGTTTGTGGTTTAATTTCATTGTAAACTAATTTTCAATGACTCAAATAGTTTCTTCTTTTGGTTTCTTTTCTGCTGGCTAATTCGCTGGCATGGGAAATTCATgcttatataaaaatataaatgcaCATATTTATAGGCATATAACTCATATGAATAGTCATAGGTTcgattatttaattttttaattccaAAGCCCTCATAATTAATTAATGCACTTAATTACTGCCCTACACATTCTCTTTCTGTAGTTTTATGAAGATGAACAAAACACATCACCTGAATCTCATAtgattaaaattaagaaatgaatattttctcattaaAATTAAAACTCCCATTAACATCTGCCCTAGAATTAACTAAAGAGACACATACCTAAATTAAACTAACCCCATTAATTTAATCATCCTTTTGCCTTATGGATTAATGTTAATTACTCACACAtaaaaacatattatatatatatatatatatgattaattaattaggagcTAGCTAGATTTGCTCTCAAAAGCTAAATCGTCAAATCAGTTCTACTAATCAAAGAAGTGATTCATGATCATCAGTTTCATGAACAACAACCATCCGTCTACTTGATTTTCCAGAAAACCAATTAAGTGGTACAAGAATTAAAACGggaggaagaaaagaagaacTGATTGTACAAGAGATCCATATTAATATCGATGATGCTGAGTACGTACTGATCTTGTAATAATTCGTTGATTAATTTTCTGACCTCTTTCTGATCGTCAATAAGTCGGAGGCCGTCCACCGCCTGAGTTCACTGGCCACCCCCCCTCGCCGCCCGGTAACTGCGAGCTCGGCATGCTCGCTGGCAGCTGATTGAAGAACGGCAGCCCCGAAGACGGGTCCGGAAACGGGTTGTTAAGTCCTCCACTGCCGCTGCCGCCTCCGCTGCTCCCCGAAACCGGTGGCTCCTCCTCGTCCAACGGCAGCCGCTCGTATGCTATGTTCGTAAACGAGGAAGCGATGACGATGACCGGCCCGGATGCCACCAAAGCGCCCACAACATTCCCTCCCACCACCTGTCCCTGGCCGCCTGCCAGGTACACCGTCAGGTTGGTTGCACCGGGCGGGGCGGGAGGCGGAAGGAACGACCCCGACAGGGATAGTATCTCGAACCGCCCGTGCAGCGTCACCACCGCTCCCGCCGCCGCAGGCTGCCTCAGGCTCACGTTAGTCACCGCGCCGCTCCCGCTGAGCACGCAGATCCCCCGTTGCCGCTTCCGTGCATAGGCGGCCACCGCGTCGAAGACGTCGCACCCGCTGCCCACCTCGAGGATGTGGGCGCGGAGGGCGTTGGCGCTCTCCCGGGTTATGATCACGGGGGGCTTGGGCTTGTTTTTGGACCCAGGAGGGCGGCCTCGGGACCGGCGACCCATGTCGCCTCCGGCCCCTGATCCCGAGCTGGGAGTGACCAAGTCGAGAGCTGCCTGGCCATGGGTGGTGGTGGTGCCGGAGATGGGGCCGGGGGCTGCGTCGTCGTCGGAGTCGGGGGGAATCTGGAGGTGGAGGTCGGGGCGGTGGTGGAGCTGGTGAGGGACAAAGTGGGATGCTGAGCCCAAGTCTATGCCAGCCATAATAACATACAAATTAACACAATCAAAAAAGGAgtagaaaacaagaaaaataaactaaagaaagagagagagttttaaaattaatatttaggACAGGGAGAGAGTCGCAGAATTCAAACCCTAGGACGAATAGAAAACGAGAGTGCAGAGAAAGGGAGGGCTGAGGGTCGGGGAAAGTGGCAGACGCAGCCTTCACCCACACTACAAAAGTATATATtcaatgtttaattaaaaataaattaagccttataattttatatatatatatatatatatatatatatatatatatatatatatatatctgtatgtgTAAAACAGAAAAGGGGGGGCTCCTATGCTGGATTTTTCCCTTACTTTTgcgtttgctttttttttttttttttttacttttttaaataattaactttgaGTAAATATGGATTAATGAATAATAAACTTAATGCTGacatttaaacaataaaaaattaaatattatgcAACTAATTTTAGccatttataaataatttatagtTATTACTCAAAAAATATATGGCGCTTTTTTGCAGTGAATTTATTTGCTTTATTATATGCACAAAAAAGTGAGTGAAAAATGTGATTGAAAATGACTATTTATGACACTTTTTAAAATTAGTGAGAATATATTTAATCGTAGTCTTTTAAAATGGATAGTATTTTTTTAACTAATAAGGGCAATTTTATTAAGAAGGAAAATAGCTACTCCTAAGCAAGGAGCTTAAGCTTACAAGCCAATATTAGAGTAATGAGAAATAAATTGATTTCAGTGGGAGGAGTCAAAACCCGGGTAAGAGCAATGATTATCAGCAACAGGTTCAATTAATGAACTTATATAGTAAATTGTGGAATAGTAACTATggtttcaaaatattgcaaaaagaactaaaatttctattttcttCCATTCTCTCATGCATTTCAATATTACTATTGTTTCTGTGTCGTCACCACCTTCACTATGGTCAATCAACTAAAATGTATCGGCAATTAGTTTTATAATACGTACAAGGAAACTAAAGTCCACGTATACTTATTTGCATGCAAATTTATATTCAATTGAATTGTTACTAATATATATTATTGTTGATAACATTAAATCAAATTCAACCCATGTCTTTTTCTCATCTCTTTGTTATTTTCTTATAAATTTTGTTAATATAGaatattctttttattttctcttacatTATGTTTGATAAAgtttttggatttagatttgtgtggatttagagaaagtatatattaaatttgttcaaatccaaattcaagtccCAAAATTTATACCCTCTCACACAACATTAAGTAATAACAATCTTTACCTGTGATTAGTGTAGTGTacttgtagagacctgaacccataaaataagaaaagggtaaaaaagtaattttaacaggtttcatcgacgaagccaaggttgtcgtcgatgaaggtcttcctatgcttcatcgccgaaattcagaccatcgtcgatgaagagatctcAACCGATAGGAAAAATATCATactagggttcatcgacgaaggaagtggttcgtcgacgaagagccttctgtggctcgtcaacgaaggcaccaattcgtcgacgaatttgaccgggtcaaggggtctataaatatcatttttcattgcttaggggttaagaaacccaaaagctctctctctctctctctctctctctctctctctctctctctctctctctctctctctctctctctctctctcttcgatccttcgtcGTTCGTCACCCGTTTCGATGATTGGAGGTTACCACGTGGAttagggggaaaacctctacgattGTAGCGGattggatcttcattttgaggatttccGAATTTTATCTCGAAATTGAGGCAAGGGTCTAAATCCGTTTTTGGTTctgtagatctgtagtaaatatgattgtgttgaagtattattctttggtttttaggttttggaaactcagttcgctgttttgGAGTTGTATAGTTCGTGTTTTAGTATTCGaagaaaggtaaggggatttgtttacatcagtttttttggaaaactaaacagACAAatagttagcttatgtttatatgtacgatgTGATTACTTATTTGTAAAGTTTCACTGGTTAAAAATgtcggttttatgattttacgattttggaaaAAAGTCGGGTTTTGGTATATGATcttcaaacttttcaaaactacTTTATTGGTATTAAaattaacgtaggagatgcttggaACCCTTGTTTTTCCGTTTAAATGATATTTACGAGTCGTATACCATATATAgcatattttgatcaaatgagtgtggcatataATATGAAATGGTATGATAATGGAATATACTGATTCAGATAAGTACGTATATGAAATATGGGGAATGAAGTCCCAAATGATTATCAGGAAATGCAAAAAATAGGTGTCGGCTAGATACAGAGCCTTATATGTGAAAaaggttaaaccgagagtgtgtgtgTCAGTTTATACCACAATGTGAATGAAAAGAAAGAATGTATGAAagaatgcatgaatgagattataaaaaatactagaattgcacagatGATTTGTGAAATGGAAACAAGttaatatgttttattgtaaattatatatatgatattgggaccgcggCTTGTTACTAAGAGAACTAAAAGAAGCTCAATATTATatggaagccttaaaaagcttaagcacgataccgttgctataatctaggtacagtgcaaccacatatctatTTTTTAGTGTGGGTACCAAGATAGTCGACTAGATAGGTGTGGCCACTAGTGGATTAATGGAGCAGGTGGATTAGATTTCGTCGGACTATATTATGTATATTGCCTGACAGTGCTTGTGCAAGGTAGGGATGGTTCATGGTTTATGATCACACAACCCATGCCAAGGGGTAGTTTTGGCATTAGCTATGATTGTTTCGAAGCTGGACAGTGtcctaaatatgcatatacatgatttaaaaaacaaaaatgagcAAAGTCGCAGGTTTGAGTATGGgacggagggattgtacagtgtatgagcctgtaccctaccctaacctcgggaactcttgcTCGTTATGATGTTAAACTATCTATTGCCAGAATTATATAtttatctcctatattacaaAATAGAGAAGGCTTAAAATATGTATCTGCTTTCTACTAGTTTAAATATATGTTGTCACATactaatgtaatatcttctactttactgagaagtgtctcatcgcaacatacaacctttgttttaggtcTTGCAAGGCACATGTtttagttgctagagggacttggagtgtAGTATTGTATGTagtttacgtaagtgttttgtatatataatagacttagttcagaatGTCTTTTTAGGGATTGTAagaataggttatgttttaaatacgaTCGTATATATGTAAtgatacagttagaaactctggtatgtctattagattccgtatgaatgtttatgttttccgctatgcATGAGAATACAGATCATGAGTTAAGTCCAGTTATGTGAGGTTAAGGCTTTAAGCTACACGCTTAGATTCGTGTAATTATTCATAGATTATCATTTTCCCATATTCACCTTTAACAACTAAAAAATATTGATATACAATATATTTCAATtctaaaaaattattacaatttggctaaatttttTCTAACAATTTATACTAATTTATATATACTCTTGGCGGTTTTATTTTGGTTCAAGCTTCTTGCTTGACCTAAATGCTCCTCGTCTTTTAATAGAAGTCTTTCTTTATCTttagaaaaaattaatatatactcatgtatataataatttttttaaaaaagtaaaggattcaatgATTCACCgatcaagaaaaagaagaatccCAAGCAAGGAGCTTGAAAGCCAAAAGAACACAATAGAGAAGTAGTGGACAACTTGCTCAACAAAATGaataacaacaataatatatAGAACATATGAGCGACTTGTGGTAAGAGCGACTTGTGGTAAGGGCGACTTGTGACTTGTGACCCCAATTAAGATTACGGGTTTGATTCTCCCTTAAGGCATTACGCTGGTGAATTAATAGGGGTGCATCAATGGGCGAGCGGCTTGCACCCTTCTGGATTTGGTGTCGCACCATAATGTCCAAAGTTGTACAATAATGGCTAAAGTCcccaaattattaaataaataaataaataataatagaacAAAGAAGCAAACAAAGCCTAACCTACGAAGAGTTGCAAAGAATTAATTGGTACATAATTAGTACGCTTTCCTTTTTGTGTTGAGCAGCTCGCTCTCTAATATCAtattgaaatatttatatataaattttgaattttatttaaaaattatcatagaaacaaaaagtttaattaaattataatgaataattatatatatattgtgtgtgctCATTGGCtagttatttttttaaatagaaaataatatatatatatatatatatatatatata
This region of Malania oleifera isolate guangnan ecotype guangnan chromosome 10, ASM2987363v1, whole genome shotgun sequence genomic DNA includes:
- the LOC131166551 gene encoding AT-hook motif nuclear-localized protein 23-like, giving the protein MAGIDLGSASHFVPHQLHHRPDLHLQIPPDSDDDAAPGPISGTTTTHGQAALDLVTPSSGSGAGGDMGRRSRGRPPGSKNKPKPPVIITRESANALRAHILEVGSGCDVFDAVAAYARKRQRGICVLSGSGAVTNVSLRQPAAAGAVVTLHGRFEILSLSGSFLPPPAPPGATNLTVYLAGGQGQVVGGNVVGALVASGPVIVIASSFTNIAYERLPLDEEEPPVSGSSGGGSGSGGLNNPFPDPSSGLPFFNQLPASMPSSQLPGGEGGWPVNSGGGRPPTY